The proteins below come from a single Alligator mississippiensis isolate rAllMis1 chromosome 2, rAllMis1, whole genome shotgun sequence genomic window:
- the RD3L gene encoding protein RD3-like has protein sequence MPLFGWMKWPKNYSYKPTQYPGSEVVTKTLLRELKWHLKERERLVQEIENEQRVQKTGMDYNWLKNYQNPQATIPATEQRQLEALCSQIQPCQTGTVLSRFREVLAENDVLPWEIVYIFKQVLKDFLTAIERENQQEQLVDVWNTNCSVHITASSNSSNKSDKDEIPTVSSYVDKNTQSMFPTFSHRIWNLPYYYPTS, from the exons ATGCCACTTTTTGGCTGGATGAAATGGCCCAAAAACTATTCCTACAAACCCACACAATACCCTGGCTCTGAAGTAGTGACAAAGACCCTGCTGAGGGAATTGAAATGGCACCTGAAAGAGCGTGAAAGATTAGTGCAAGAAATTGAAAATGAACAAAGAGTCCAGAAAACCGGCATGGATTACAACTGGCTGAAGAACTATCAAAATCCTCAAGCTACAATCCCAGCTACTGAACAAAGGCAGCTTGAAGCTCTTTGCTCCCAAATTCAACCTTGTCAAACTGGAACTGTCCTCAGCAG ATTTCGTGAAGTTTTGGCAGAAAATGATGTCTTGCCATGGGAAATAGTCTACATATTCAAGCAAGTTCTAAAAGATTTTCTAACTGCTATTGAGAGAGAAAACCAACAAGAGCAACTGGTAGATGTATGGAATACAAATTGTTCTGTACACATTACCGCATCTAGCAACAGCTCTAACAAATCAGACAAAGATGAAATCCCAACAGTTTCAAGTTATGTTGACAAAAACACACAAAGCATGTTTCCTACTTTCTCCCATAGAATCTGGAACCTACCATATTATTACCCAACAAGTTAA